A genomic region of Silurus meridionalis isolate SWU-2019-XX chromosome 7, ASM1480568v1, whole genome shotgun sequence contains the following coding sequences:
- the si:dkey-191m6.4 gene encoding rho GTPase-activating protein 22, which translates to MTAMLSPKIKQTRRARSKSMVMGEVSHGSGGSTSPGLHEGVLKAGWLKKQRSIMKNWQLRWFVLRSDYLYFYKDEEETKPQGCISLKGSQVNELTANPEDAGRYLFEIVPGAAGEKDKTPVSHETFLLMANSQNDMDDWVKAIRRVIWAPLGGGIFGQGLEDTVQYEKKFGVRLAPLLVEQCVNFIRERGLDEEGLFRMPGQANLVKELQDAFDYGEKPQFDSNTDVHTVASLLKLYLRELPEPVIPFCKYDDFLTCSQILAKDEDEGLQELIQQVKTLPSANYNLLKYICKFLDEVQSHSGENKMSVQNLATVFVPNILRPKMEDPVAIMEGTSLVQHLMTVLISKHDQLYPDQEFEALEVSMEGRSQCQQHQQSNLVGWISEEDLQSLTPPGKNPNTSDNPSSSSTSSLDGIPTSSSPKSAPQGKAETAISPSKQAKTIPSWKYTFKGSTPRPQPAKNAGPSGDVANVTSGNWLMNGLSSLRGHRRTSTGERAKDTGPSQRLSTYDNVTYTSSPGDIPGEESIRSTMSCEISIAGSENLEADISTETENTENSGEPGPTVEDVNDIEQEDAIGNMVSNCGSDTNIHNIVPVITVMAEDTDESPSLASVVAALKEELTSQKLVYETRINKLEESSTLLRGQMERLQHDMEQEHKKHKMLEIKLRNSERAREDAENRNQLLEKEMEDFFSTLGDLALTRTSDI; encoded by the exons CCAGGTCCAAGAGCATGGTGATGGGCGAGGTAAGCCATGGCTCGGGAGGATCGACCTCTCCAGGCCTCCATGAGGGCGTGCTTAAAGCAGGCTGGCTTAAAAAGCAGAGAAGCATCATGAAGAACTGGCAGCTGCGCTGGTTTGTGTTGCGCTCTGATTATCTCTATTTCTACAAAGACGAGGAGGAAACAAAGCCTCAG GGTTGCATCTCACTGAAGGGAAGCCAAGTGAATGAGCTCACAGCTAATCCTGAGGATGCAGGCCGATATTTATTTGAGATTGTCCCAG GTGCAGCTGGTGAAAAAGACAAGACACCTGTGAGCCATGAGACCTTTCTGCTCATGGCCAACTCCCAGAACGATATGGATGACTGGGTGAAGGCTATTAGACGAGTCATATGGGCTCCTTTGGGAGGAG GAATTTTTGGACAAGGCTTGGAGGACACAGTTCAGTACGAAAAGAAATTCGGGGTTCGGCTTGCTCCGCTTCTAGTTGAGCAGTGTGTGAATTTTATTCGCGAGCGAGGACTCGATGAGGAGGGTCTCTTTAGGATGCCAGGCCAGGCCAATTTGGTCAAAGAGCTTCAAGATGCATTTGACTATGGAGAGAAACCTCAGTTTGACAG CAACACTGATGTCCACACTGTGGCATCCCTGCTGAAGCTCTACCTCAGAGAGCTGCCTGAGCCAGTCATTCCCTTCTGCAAGTATGATGATTTCCTTACTTGTTCTCAGATTTTGgccaaagatgaagatgag GGGCTGCAGGAATTAATTCAGCAAGTGAAGACACTTCCCTCTGCTAACTACAACCTCCTAAAATATATCTGCAA GTTTCTCGACGAAGTACAGTCACACTCTGGCGAAAACAAAATGAGTGTACAGAATTTGGCCACTGTGTTTGTGCCAAATATTCTTCGTCCTAAAATGGAGGACCCGGTAGCAATCATGGAAG GTACGTCTCTGGTCCAGCATCTCATGACTGTCCTCATCAGCAAGCATGATCAGCTGTACCCTGACCAGGAGTTTGAAGCACTGGAAGTTTCCATGGAGGGGAGATCACAGTGCCAACAGCACCAGCAGTCCAACCTTGTCGGCTGGATCTCTGAGGAAGATCTCCAAAGCCTGACCCCTCCTGGGAAGAACCCTAACACTAGTGACAACCCTAGCAGCAGCAGTACCTCATCCCTAGATGGTATCCCGACAAGCTCGTCACCTAAATCAGCCCCCCAAGGAAAAGCTGAGACAGCCATCAGCCCAAGCAAGCAAGCCAAAACAATACCTTCCTGGAAATATACTTTCAAGGGTTCCACACCAAGACCACAACCTGCCAAAAATGCTGGCCCCTCAGGAGATGTTGCCAATGTCACTAGTGGAAACTGGCTCATGAATGGACTCTCATCATTAAGAGGGCATCGTCGAACTTCTACAGGTGAACGTGCAAAGGATACTGGGCCATCCCAAAGACTGTCAACCTATGACAATGTTACCTACACGTCAAGTCCCGGGGATATTCCTGGTGAAGAAAGCATTCGGTCAACCATGTCTTGTGAGATCTCAATAGCAGGAAGTGAAAACTTAGAAGCAGACATCAGTACAGAGactgaaaatactgaaaattCTGGGGAGCCAGGACCGACTGTAGAGGACGTAAACGACATTGAGCAAGAGGATGCTATTGGCAACATGGTGTCAAACTGCGGCAGCGAcaccaatatacacaatatagtGCCAGTCATCACAGTCATGGCAGAAGACACTGATGAAAGTCCATCATTGGCCAGTGTGGTTGCTGCACTGAAAGAAGAGCTGACCAGTCAGAAACTGGTTTATGAAACCAGAATCAACAA gcTGGAAGAATCAAGCACACTGCTCCGTGGCCAAATGGAAAGATTACAGCATGACATGGAACAGGAACACAAGAAACACAAAATGCTGGAAATCAAATTGAGGAACTCGGAACGAGCCCGGGAGGATGCCGAGAACCGGAACCAGCTCCTGGAAAAAGAGATGGAGGACTTCTTTTCTACACTCGGGGACCTGGCTCTCACCAGAACGAGTGACATTTAG